In a single window of the Pseudogemmatithrix spongiicola genome:
- a CDS encoding hydrolase produces MLRTQCAAQQRRKSTGYAVSDQTFRPAWWLPGPHLPTVFGKLVRRVPPAHDRIERWAVPDGDEVSVALIDPPTAAAPILTIFHGLEGTIRSTYAQGLLHQARRRGWGAAMLIWRSCDGRIPRAPRMYHSGETSDAQFFLHALANRHPESPLLSVGVSLGANVLLKWLGEHTAPPTLRAAAAVSTPFDLAEGARHLERGFSRVYVRHFVQSLRRKALAALDVHPTLPVDRARLLRARSFWEFDDVFTAPVHGFLGADDYYQRSSSLGFLPRIVTPALLFSAVDDPFLPSAVLDEVRQHARTNRALHVDFTPTGGHVGWIAGSPIAPHYYMEAHVADWMARFA; encoded by the coding sequence ATGCTGCGCACGCAGTGTGCGGCGCAACAGAGACGGAAATCTACCGGGTACGCTGTGTCCGACCAAACGTTTCGTCCGGCCTGGTGGCTGCCGGGTCCCCATCTGCCCACGGTATTCGGCAAACTGGTGCGCCGCGTGCCGCCCGCGCACGACCGCATCGAACGCTGGGCCGTGCCTGACGGCGACGAGGTCTCCGTGGCCCTCATCGATCCGCCGACAGCCGCCGCGCCGATCCTCACGATCTTCCACGGCCTCGAGGGCACCATCCGCTCCACCTATGCCCAAGGCCTCCTGCACCAAGCGCGGCGGCGAGGCTGGGGGGCCGCGATGCTCATCTGGCGGAGCTGCGACGGCCGCATCCCGCGCGCGCCGCGCATGTATCACTCCGGCGAAACCTCGGATGCGCAGTTCTTCCTTCACGCCCTCGCGAACCGGCACCCCGAGTCCCCCCTCCTCTCCGTCGGCGTGTCCCTCGGCGCGAACGTGCTGCTCAAGTGGCTCGGCGAACACACCGCGCCGCCGACGCTCCGCGCGGCCGCGGCCGTCTCGACGCCGTTTGACCTCGCCGAGGGCGCCCGCCACCTCGAACGCGGCTTTTCCAGGGTGTATGTGCGGCACTTCGTGCAGAGCCTGCGCCGCAAGGCGCTCGCCGCCCTCGACGTGCATCCGACGCTGCCCGTGGATCGGGCCCGGCTCCTGCGCGCGCGGAGTTTCTGGGAGTTTGACGACGTCTTTACCGCACCCGTCCACGGATTCCTCGGGGCGGACGACTATTACCAGCGCTCCAGCTCGCTCGGCTTCCTGCCGCGCATCGTCACGCCGGCCCTTCTCTTTTCGGCCGTCGACGATCCATTCCTGCCGTCAGCTGTCCTTGACGAAGTCCGCCAGCACGCGCGGACGAACCGGGCGCTGCACGTCGATTTCACGCCGACCGGCGGACATGTCGGCTGGATCGCCGGATCGCCGATCGCCCCGCACTACTATATGGAAGCGCACGTGGCCGATTGGATGGCCCGTTTTGCGTGA
- a CDS encoding arsenate reductase family protein, translated as MEVQVFGTQKHQDTRRALRFWSERRVNVHFVDLTQRAASKGELQRFAQKFGVTALIDKAAKRYAALGLGAARYSDEKWMQVLTDEPLVLTQPLTRWGSKLTIGLAEDDWKAWVASERTA; from the coding sequence GTGGAAGTGCAGGTCTTTGGCACGCAGAAGCATCAGGACACGCGACGGGCGCTGCGGTTCTGGAGCGAGCGACGCGTCAATGTGCACTTCGTGGACCTCACCCAACGCGCGGCCAGCAAGGGCGAGCTGCAGCGTTTCGCGCAGAAGTTCGGCGTGACAGCGCTCATCGATAAGGCCGCGAAGCGCTATGCCGCACTTGGCTTGGGGGCCGCGCGCTATTCCGATGAGAAGTGGATGCAAGTCCTCACCGATGAACCGCTCGTGCTGACGCAGCCGCTGACCCGTTGGGGCAGCAAGCTGACCATCGGCCTCGCGGAAGACGACTGGAAGGCCTGGGTGGCCTCGGAGCGTACGGCGTGA
- a CDS encoding TerC/Alx family metal homeostasis membrane protein — MWTGFLVFVGIVLALDLGVFNRTPHAPTLREALLFTAGTVVMALGFAVFVYAAYNGHWLGLGTAIDAVDKNVNDGRLAAVKFLTGYVVELSLSMDNVFVIALIFQHLKVPPVYQHRVLFWGILGALAMRGAMIGIGAQLVARYHWILYVFGAFLVITAIRMLWRKEEESEAEVESVVVRWLRRHFPVTDRYHEQHFLVEMNGKKFLTPLAVALVLVETTDLIFAVDSIPAIFAITADPFLVFTSNVFAILCLRSLYFGLAGLIEKFRYLKVSLALVLGIVGVKMLGMKWIKGWLGEDTNFWLLGIIFGVLIGGGIASWAADRGESKSAS, encoded by the coding sequence ATGTGGACCGGTTTCTTGGTGTTCGTCGGCATCGTGCTGGCGCTGGATCTTGGCGTGTTCAACCGCACGCCGCATGCGCCGACCCTGCGCGAGGCGTTGCTCTTCACGGCCGGCACGGTCGTGATGGCGTTGGGGTTCGCGGTGTTCGTGTACGCCGCGTACAACGGCCACTGGCTCGGTTTGGGCACGGCCATCGACGCGGTAGACAAGAACGTGAACGACGGGCGATTGGCGGCCGTGAAGTTCCTCACGGGCTACGTCGTCGAGCTCTCGCTGAGCATGGACAACGTGTTCGTGATCGCGCTGATCTTCCAGCACCTCAAGGTGCCGCCCGTCTACCAGCACCGCGTGCTCTTCTGGGGCATCCTCGGCGCCTTGGCCATGCGCGGTGCGATGATCGGCATCGGCGCGCAGCTGGTGGCGCGCTACCACTGGATCCTCTACGTGTTCGGTGCCTTCCTGGTGATCACGGCGATCCGGATGCTGTGGCGCAAGGAGGAGGAGTCAGAGGCCGAGGTTGAGAGCGTTGTGGTACGCTGGCTCCGCCGCCACTTCCCGGTGACGGATCGGTACCACGAGCAGCACTTCCTCGTGGAGATGAACGGCAAGAAGTTCCTGACGCCGCTCGCGGTCGCCCTCGTGCTGGTCGAGACGACGGACCTGATCTTCGCGGTGGACTCGATTCCCGCGATCTTCGCGATCACCGCCGATCCGTTCTTGGTGTTCACGTCGAACGTGTTCGCGATTCTGTGCCTGCGCAGCCTGTACTTCGGGCTCGCCGGACTCATTGAGAAGTTCCGCTACCTCAAGGTGTCGCTGGCGCTGGTACTCGGCATCGTCGGCGTAAAGATGCTCGGAATGAAGTGGATTAAGGGCTGGTTGGGGGAGGATACGAACTTCTGGCTGCTGGGCATCATCTTTGGCGTGTTGATTGGCGGTGGTATTGCCAGCTGGGCCGCCGATCGTGGGGAATCGAAGAGCGCTTCATAG
- a CDS encoding SLC13 family permease, giving the protein MDPTSSTPATLPRRLPLVAGPLAFVALRLLAPGGLDAAQATVLGVGTWMAIWWISECLPLAVTALLPIALFPALGATSAREATAPFANEVVFLYLGGFLLAEALQHWRAHERMAFGVILRVGTDSRRLVLGIMLATAFISMWISNTATAAMMYPIALAIGARFGDDAAARSQQVALLLGVAFAASIGGMATLIGTPPNLILAGAARELIGVNLDFFAFLKFGLPIAAILLPVCWVLLVHVFHRERVVLDAEGVRALREQQAALGPISSGERRVLWVFLGMALAWFFREPKVISPVTVFGLTDLVPGLTDAGVAIIGGISLFLLTGQSSARSAPRPLLTWREARALPWDVLLLFGGGLSLAAAMESSGLATRIGQWMGGLEGLPLPLVLTGIAVVTVIVSELASNAATASMGMPIAVSLAAALGQPPLLFMLTIGLAASVGYALPMATPPNAIVFGSGVLSVRQMARAGLALDAVAICVVVGVLLLVF; this is encoded by the coding sequence GTGGACCCCACTTCGTCTACTCCCGCGACGCTGCCGCGTCGATTGCCGCTGGTTGCCGGCCCGTTGGCCTTTGTCGCACTGCGACTCCTGGCACCCGGTGGGTTGGACGCCGCGCAGGCCACCGTGCTCGGGGTCGGTACCTGGATGGCCATCTGGTGGATCAGCGAGTGCCTCCCGTTGGCGGTCACGGCACTGCTCCCGATCGCCTTGTTTCCCGCGCTGGGTGCGACCTCGGCGCGCGAGGCGACCGCGCCGTTCGCGAATGAGGTCGTGTTCCTGTATCTCGGCGGTTTCCTGCTGGCGGAGGCGCTGCAGCATTGGCGTGCACACGAGCGCATGGCGTTTGGCGTGATTCTCCGGGTGGGTACCGACTCGCGGCGGTTGGTGCTCGGCATCATGCTGGCCACCGCCTTCATCTCGATGTGGATCTCGAACACTGCGACAGCCGCGATGATGTACCCGATCGCGCTGGCGATCGGCGCGCGGTTCGGCGACGATGCCGCGGCACGCAGCCAGCAGGTCGCCCTCCTCCTCGGCGTCGCGTTTGCGGCGAGCATCGGGGGCATGGCGACATTGATCGGTACTCCGCCGAACCTGATTCTCGCCGGCGCGGCACGTGAGCTCATCGGCGTGAATCTCGATTTCTTCGCGTTCCTTAAGTTTGGATTGCCCATCGCGGCGATCCTGCTGCCCGTCTGCTGGGTGCTGCTGGTGCACGTGTTCCACCGGGAGCGAGTGGTGCTGGATGCCGAAGGCGTGCGCGCGCTCCGGGAGCAACAGGCCGCGCTCGGTCCGATCTCGAGCGGCGAGCGGCGGGTGCTTTGGGTGTTCCTCGGGATGGCGCTGGCCTGGTTTTTCCGCGAACCGAAGGTGATCAGCCCGGTGACGGTGTTCGGGCTCACGGATCTCGTGCCTGGGCTGACGGACGCCGGCGTGGCGATCATTGGCGGCATCTCGCTGTTCTTGCTGACCGGTCAGTCAAGCGCCCGGAGTGCGCCGCGACCGTTGCTGACATGGCGAGAGGCGCGTGCCTTGCCCTGGGATGTGCTGCTGTTGTTCGGCGGCGGGCTCTCGCTCGCCGCAGCCATGGAGTCCAGCGGCTTGGCGACTCGCATCGGTCAGTGGATGGGCGGACTCGAGGGTCTGCCACTGCCGTTGGTGCTAACTGGCATCGCCGTCGTCACCGTGATCGTGTCGGAGCTGGCGTCCAATGCCGCGACGGCGTCGATGGGAATGCCGATTGCCGTTTCGCTCGCGGCCGCGCTTGGGCAGCCGCCGCTCCTCTTTATGCTGACCATCGGGCTGGCGGCGTCCGTGGGCTACGCGTTGCCGATGGCGACTCCGCCGAATGCCATTGTGTTCGGCAGCGGCGTACTGAGCGTACGCCAGATGGCGCGAGCAGGGTTGGCATTGGATGCGGTTGCCATCTGCGTCGTCGTCGGCGTGTTGCTGCTGGTGTTCTGA
- the murB gene encoding UDP-N-acetylmuramate dehydrogenase codes for MLAPALGAERLRLREPLAPYTTFRIGGPADVLYDAMTADELASAIVAAREAGVPVFVLGLGANILVGDAGFRGLVVRNRANAIRFGSDGRVQAESGATVAELIRQTVAAGWSGLEHYVGIPSTVGGAVWQNLHFLSPAPERERTMFIAEVVANVELLLPSGARTVVSADEMAFGYDTSRLHGSGEIALRVDFQLTPGEQDTLQRILQENLAWRGARHPWLEVHPSAGSIFKKIEGVGAGRLIDQCGLKGFRIGDAQISFMHANIVVNVGRATAADVRAVIAHAQAAVRERFGQSLEPEIGFIGEFTAP; via the coding sequence ATGCTCGCACCCGCTCTTGGCGCCGAGCGACTCCGACTCCGCGAACCTCTTGCTCCGTACACCACGTTCCGCATCGGTGGTCCCGCGGACGTGCTGTACGATGCCATGACGGCCGACGAACTCGCCAGCGCCATCGTGGCGGCACGCGAGGCTGGCGTTCCCGTGTTCGTGCTGGGCCTGGGAGCGAACATCCTGGTCGGCGATGCCGGCTTCCGGGGATTGGTCGTCCGCAACCGTGCGAACGCCATCCGCTTCGGCAGCGACGGGCGCGTCCAAGCCGAGAGCGGCGCGACGGTCGCGGAGCTGATTCGGCAGACTGTGGCCGCCGGGTGGTCGGGCCTCGAGCACTACGTGGGGATCCCGAGTACGGTGGGCGGGGCGGTGTGGCAGAACCTGCACTTCCTCTCACCCGCACCCGAGCGCGAGCGCACGATGTTCATCGCCGAGGTCGTGGCGAACGTGGAGCTGCTGCTACCCTCCGGTGCACGCACCGTCGTCTCCGCCGACGAGATGGCGTTCGGCTACGACACCAGCCGCCTGCACGGAAGCGGCGAGATCGCGCTGCGCGTGGATTTCCAGCTTACGCCGGGGGAGCAGGATACCCTGCAGCGCATCCTGCAGGAGAACCTGGCGTGGCGCGGCGCGAGGCATCCGTGGCTCGAGGTACATCCGAGCGCCGGATCGATCTTTAAGAAGATCGAAGGCGTGGGCGCAGGGCGCCTGATCGATCAGTGCGGCCTCAAGGGCTTCCGGATCGGCGATGCCCAGATCTCGTTCATGCACGCCAACATCGTCGTGAACGTCGGTCGTGCGACGGCGGCCGACGTGCGGGCCGTGATCGCGCACGCGCAGGCTGCGGTGCGCGAACGCTTCGGTCAGTCGCTGGAGCCCGAGATCGGCTTCATCGGCGAGTTCACGGCGCCGTAG
- a CDS encoding M16 family metallopeptidase, which yields MHTMREINLRPLRLAIAALALLLLAPAMLAAQLRAELERTIQRRVLANGLEVIVVPSRGVPLATIELVVKNGAFTQPPEYAGLAHLFEHMFFKANDTYPEPDAFLDRAADLGALFNATTREELVNYYVTVVSDSVEGGMQFLNAALRGAQFRADELAREKQVVLGEYDRAESSPFFRLDESIGRVLWGDFWSRKNTIGDRDVIRNVTPEQMKTIRDLYYVPNNSALIVSGDVSAPAMFALAERVFGSWPRGEDPFRRAPVPAVPPLRENRGIIVEEDVNAVTVQIQWHGPSASKDEAATFAADVYSDVLNQPTSRFQQRLVESGLWQGVVVNYYTLNHVGPITVSGQTSPERLREALAALHEELRATLSPGYFSADELEDVKAHRAVTTAFGQERATENSHTIGFWWSVIGLDYHFRYIDEMARQTASDLQRYARTFIVGKPHITGVMLPRGTRERLNLTEAELATLGSAR from the coding sequence ATGCATACGATGCGGGAAATCAACCTGCGGCCGCTGCGGCTCGCAATCGCCGCGCTGGCGCTGCTGCTCCTCGCGCCGGCGATGCTCGCCGCGCAGCTGCGTGCCGAACTCGAGCGCACCATCCAGCGCCGGGTCCTCGCGAACGGGCTCGAGGTGATCGTCGTGCCGAGTCGCGGCGTGCCGCTGGCCACGATCGAACTCGTCGTGAAGAACGGCGCCTTCACCCAGCCGCCGGAGTACGCCGGGCTCGCGCATCTCTTCGAGCACATGTTCTTCAAGGCGAACGACACCTATCCGGAGCCCGACGCCTTCCTCGACCGCGCGGCGGATCTGGGCGCGCTGTTTAACGCGACCACCCGCGAAGAGCTGGTCAACTACTACGTGACCGTCGTCTCCGACTCCGTCGAGGGCGGCATGCAGTTCCTCAACGCGGCGCTGCGCGGGGCGCAGTTCCGCGCCGATGAGCTGGCGCGCGAGAAGCAGGTCGTCCTCGGCGAATACGACCGCGCCGAGAGTTCGCCGTTCTTCCGATTGGACGAGTCCATCGGCCGCGTGCTCTGGGGCGACTTCTGGAGCCGCAAGAACACCATCGGCGACCGCGACGTCATCCGGAACGTCACGCCCGAGCAGATGAAGACGATCCGCGATCTCTACTACGTGCCCAACAACTCGGCGCTCATCGTGAGCGGCGACGTAAGCGCGCCCGCGATGTTCGCGCTGGCGGAGCGCGTGTTCGGCAGCTGGCCGCGCGGGGAGGATCCGTTCCGCCGCGCTCCGGTGCCCGCGGTGCCGCCGCTGCGCGAGAACCGCGGCATCATCGTGGAGGAAGACGTCAACGCCGTGACGGTGCAGATTCAGTGGCATGGGCCCAGCGCGTCCAAGGACGAGGCCGCGACCTTCGCGGCGGACGTGTACTCGGACGTGCTCAACCAGCCCACCTCCCGCTTCCAGCAACGCCTGGTCGAGAGCGGACTCTGGCAGGGGGTCGTCGTCAACTACTACACGCTGAACCACGTGGGGCCCATCACCGTCAGCGGCCAGACGTCGCCGGAACGCCTGCGCGAAGCACTCGCGGCGCTGCACGAAGAGCTCCGCGCGACGCTCTCGCCCGGCTACTTCAGCGCCGACGAACTCGAGGACGTGAAGGCGCACCGCGCGGTGACGACGGCGTTCGGCCAGGAGCGCGCGACCGAGAACTCGCACACCATCGGGTTCTGGTGGAGCGTCATCGGACTCGACTACCACTTCCGCTACATCGACGAAATGGCCCGCCAGACCGCGAGCGACCTCCAGCGCTACGCGCGCACGTTCATCGTCGGCAAGCCGCACATCACCGGCGTGATGCTGCCGCGCGGGACCCGTGAACGCCTGAACCTGACCGAGGCCGAGCTGGCGACGCTCGGGAGCGCCCGATGA
- a CDS encoding M16 family metallopeptidase: MIRTILLLLFVAVQALPAQTLPDTGTIRFEVGGVRIIHRQTDNNLFFAKLYLLGGTQLVTAETAGIEPFLLDVSERGTARYPGERLRRALARTGGQMGVEAHRDWTVFGMGTTTDRLDSTWAIYTDRLLRPTLAAEDVEFVRATTVAALAQRQDSPDALLDYLADSVAFAGHSYGLSPRGTAESVGRISREQLQRFHREQLQQSRMLLVVVGNVPREKLRQMVASSLGTLPRGEYRWTTPAAGQQRPGSSVHIEPRRLPTNYILGWWEGPPAGHPDVPALRVASAILSGRLFAEVRSRRNLTYAVEARYRDEALTSGGLYVTTTRPDTTLGIMRVEIRNLQTFAIPTENLRPLIQQFLTEYFLDNESSGEQADFLARAELYRGDFRAAERFVADLRAVTGEDVQRVARTYMRSMRFAYIGNPTQVNRFRLMGF, encoded by the coding sequence ATGATCCGCACGATCCTCCTGCTGCTGTTCGTCGCCGTCCAGGCGTTGCCGGCACAGACCCTTCCCGACACGGGCACCATCCGCTTCGAGGTCGGCGGCGTCCGCATCATCCATCGCCAGACGGACAACAACCTCTTCTTCGCGAAGCTCTACCTCCTCGGCGGCACGCAGCTTGTCACGGCGGAGACGGCGGGTATCGAGCCCTTCTTGCTCGACGTGAGCGAACGCGGCACGGCGCGCTACCCGGGGGAGCGTCTGCGGCGCGCGCTCGCGCGCACCGGCGGCCAGATGGGCGTCGAGGCGCACCGCGACTGGACGGTCTTCGGCATGGGTACGACCACCGACCGCCTCGACTCCACGTGGGCGATCTACACCGACCGCTTGCTGCGGCCGACGCTTGCCGCCGAGGACGTGGAGTTCGTGCGCGCGACGACGGTCGCCGCGCTCGCCCAGCGGCAGGACTCGCCGGACGCGCTGCTCGACTACCTCGCCGACAGCGTGGCCTTCGCGGGACATTCCTACGGGCTCTCCCCGCGCGGCACGGCGGAATCGGTGGGCCGCATCAGCCGCGAGCAGCTGCAGCGCTTTCACCGCGAACAGCTCCAGCAGTCACGCATGCTGCTCGTCGTCGTGGGCAACGTGCCCCGCGAGAAGCTGCGGCAGATGGTCGCATCGTCGCTCGGGACGCTGCCGCGCGGCGAGTACCGGTGGACGACGCCGGCGGCCGGACAGCAGCGACCGGGATCCAGCGTGCATATCGAACCGCGCCGATTGCCAACCAACTACATCCTTGGGTGGTGGGAGGGCCCGCCGGCCGGTCATCCGGACGTGCCGGCGCTGCGCGTCGCCTCGGCCATCCTCTCGGGCCGTCTCTTCGCCGAAGTGCGGTCGCGCCGCAACCTCACGTATGCCGTCGAGGCGCGCTATCGGGATGAAGCCCTCACGTCGGGCGGCCTCTACGTGACGACCACGCGTCCGGACACGACGCTCGGCATCATGCGCGTCGAGATCCGCAACCTGCAGACCTTCGCGATCCCGACGGAGAACCTGCGGCCGCTCATCCAGCAGTTCCTCACCGAGTACTTCCTCGACAACGAGTCGTCGGGTGAGCAGGCAGACTTCCTCGCGCGCGCCGAGCTGTATCGCGGCGACTTCCGGGCGGCCGAGCGGTTCGTCGCGGACCTACGCGCCGTCACCGGCGAGGACGTGCAGCGCGTCGCCCGCACCTACATGCGCAGCATGCGGTTCGCGTACATCGGCAACCCGACGCAGGTGAATCGCTTCCGCCTCATGGGATTCTGA
- the hisIE gene encoding bifunctional phosphoribosyl-AMP cyclohydrolase/phosphoribosyl-ATP diphosphatase HisIE, with product MIDLDRLDFTKGNGLVNVIAQDLRSGAVLMVAWADREALERTLASGELHLFSRTRGPWHKGATSGNVLHVRELVADCDGDAVLARVEPTGPACHTGTRTCFGETARGDALAALDATIAARAAEPAAAGKGYTQKLLADRNLRLKKIGEEASELVTACADNDVARATEEAADLIYHALVALRAVGGSLDGVRDVFTQRAR from the coding sequence ATGATTGACCTGGATCGCCTCGACTTCACGAAGGGCAACGGCTTGGTGAACGTGATTGCCCAGGACCTGCGCTCCGGCGCCGTGCTCATGGTCGCGTGGGCCGACCGCGAGGCGCTGGAACGCACACTCGCGAGCGGCGAACTGCATCTCTTCAGCCGGACGCGCGGACCGTGGCACAAGGGCGCGACGAGCGGCAACGTGCTGCACGTGCGTGAGTTGGTCGCCGACTGCGACGGCGATGCGGTGCTTGCGCGCGTCGAGCCCACCGGACCCGCGTGCCACACCGGCACGCGCACCTGTTTCGGCGAGACGGCGCGCGGCGACGCGCTCGCGGCGCTCGACGCCACGATCGCGGCGCGCGCCGCGGAACCCGCGGCTGCCGGCAAGGGCTACACGCAGAAGCTGCTGGCAGATCGCAATCTCCGCCTGAAGAAGATCGGCGAAGAAGCCAGTGAGTTGGTGACCGCCTGTGCGGACAACGACGTCGCGCGGGCCACGGAAGAGGCCGCGGACCTGATCTATCACGCCCTCGTGGCGCTCCGTGCGGTCGGCGGTTCGCTCGACGGTGTCCGCGATGTCTTCACGCAGCGCGCGCGCTGA
- a CDS encoding inositol monophosphatase family protein: protein MSRDLLQAAEALARHIGAVALGHYRSVLTVETKADGSPVTVADREAEAAARAWIAERFPDDGVLGEELGEHEGTSGRRWIIDPIDGTKSFVRGVPLWGSLVAVVEGDRVLAGAACFPAVDETIAAAPGEGCWWNGQRTGVSDCATLAGATVLITDERTFRSTALLDGWRTLIGEAAIARTWGDCYGYLLVATGRAEAMVDPIVNPWDAACFQPIIEEAGGVFTALDGTPSAFAGSAIATNKALAATVRDYFDD from the coding sequence ATGAGCCGCGACTTGCTGCAGGCCGCCGAGGCGCTCGCGCGCCACATCGGTGCCGTCGCGCTCGGACACTATCGGTCCGTGCTCACGGTCGAGACGAAGGCCGACGGATCGCCAGTCACGGTTGCCGACCGCGAAGCGGAAGCCGCCGCACGCGCGTGGATTGCCGAGCGCTTTCCGGACGATGGCGTCCTCGGCGAGGAGCTTGGCGAGCACGAGGGAACGTCGGGCCGCCGCTGGATCATCGATCCGATCGATGGCACCAAGAGCTTCGTGCGCGGCGTGCCGCTCTGGGGATCGCTGGTCGCGGTGGTGGAGGGCGACCGCGTGTTGGCCGGTGCGGCGTGCTTTCCGGCCGTGGACGAGACCATCGCGGCCGCGCCGGGAGAAGGCTGCTGGTGGAACGGTCAGCGGACCGGGGTCAGCGATTGCGCGACGCTCGCCGGCGCGACCGTACTCATCACGGACGAGCGTACGTTCCGCAGCACCGCCCTGCTCGATGGGTGGCGGACGCTCATCGGTGAGGCGGCCATCGCCCGCACATGGGGTGACTGTTACGGGTACCTGCTGGTGGCCACCGGCCGCGCCGAGGCGATGGTCGATCCCATCGTGAATCCCTGGGACGCCGCGTGCTTCCAGCCAATCATTGAAGAAGCTGGCGGCGTGTTCACCGCCCTCGATGGCACGCCGAGCGCCTTTGCGGGTTCCGCCATTGCCACCAACAAGGCCCTCGCGGCCACCGTGCGGGACTATTTCGATGATTGA
- the hisF gene encoding imidazole glycerol phosphate synthase subunit HisF encodes MTLTRRLIVCLDVDRGRVVKGTQFVGLRDVGDPVELATRYEAEGADEIVFLDITATHEARGTTLELARRTAERLFIPLTIGGGIDSVDAMSAALRAGADKVGVNSAAVRRPELITEGAERFGAQCIVASIDAKREGDGWRVYVAGGRRPTGLDAVEWAAECARRGAGEILLTSIDRDGARDGYDLALTRAVADAVSVPVIASGGAGTAAHVREAIVAGGADAALVAGILHDGTTTVAALKDAMRAAALPVREVAA; translated from the coding sequence GTGACGCTGACGCGACGGTTGATCGTGTGTCTCGACGTGGACCGCGGGCGCGTGGTGAAGGGCACGCAGTTCGTCGGGTTGCGCGACGTTGGTGACCCGGTCGAACTGGCCACGCGCTACGAAGCGGAAGGCGCGGACGAGATCGTCTTCCTCGACATCACCGCCACGCACGAAGCCCGCGGCACCACGCTGGAGCTCGCGCGGCGGACGGCCGAACGCCTGTTCATCCCGCTGACGATCGGCGGCGGCATCGATTCGGTCGACGCGATGTCGGCCGCATTGCGCGCGGGCGCCGACAAGGTCGGCGTGAACAGCGCGGCCGTACGGCGCCCGGAACTCATCACGGAAGGCGCGGAGCGCTTCGGCGCGCAGTGCATCGTCGCCAGCATCGACGCCAAGCGGGAAGGCGACGGATGGCGCGTGTACGTCGCGGGTGGGCGTCGCCCGACCGGCCTCGACGCCGTGGAGTGGGCGGCGGAGTGCGCGCGACGTGGGGCGGGGGAGATCCTGCTCACGAGCATCGACCGCGACGGCGCGCGGGATGGCTACGATCTCGCGTTGACGCGCGCGGTCGCCGACGCCGTCTCGGTGCCGGTCATCGCGTCGGGAGGTGCGGGCACGGCGGCGCATGTGCGTGAGGCGATCGTCGCTGGCGGCGCAGACGCCGCGCTCGTGGCCGGTATCCTGCACGACGGCACGACGACCGTCGCGGCGCTCAAGGATGCGATGCGCGCGGCGGCGCTTCCGGTGCGCGAGGTGGCCGCATGA
- a CDS encoding imidazoleglycerol-phosphate dehydratase, translating to MKPVVVERSTKETQIRVEARLGEGKATVDTSIPFLDHMLTALAKYSGIDLTIHARGDLRHHLIEDVALTVGPAIAKALPATAARYGDRTVPMDEALVHAVLDVGGRPYYEGPIPSSLYDHWMRSFCDAARFTLHLRVLRGEDRHHIVEAAFKALGFALRDAAKDSGAVFSTKGAIALEVE from the coding sequence ATGAAGCCCGTGGTCGTGGAACGCAGCACCAAGGAAACGCAGATCCGCGTCGAAGCGCGGCTCGGGGAGGGGAAGGCGACGGTGGATACGTCGATTCCCTTTCTCGATCACATGCTGACGGCGCTGGCGAAGTACAGCGGCATCGACCTCACCATCCACGCGCGCGGCGACCTGCGGCACCATTTGATCGAGGACGTCGCACTCACCGTCGGCCCGGCCATCGCGAAAGCCTTGCCCGCGACGGCGGCGCGCTACGGCGATCGCACCGTGCCGATGGACGAGGCGCTGGTCCACGCCGTGCTCGATGTGGGCGGGCGGCCGTACTATGAAGGTCCGATCCCCAGCTCGCTGTACGACCACTGGATGCGCTCGTTCTGCGACGCGGCGCGCTTCACGCTCCACCTGCGCGTGCTGCGCGGCGAGGACCGGCATCACATCGTCGAGGCGGCGTTCAAGGCGCTGGGTTTCGCGCTGCGCGATGCCGCCAAGGACTCCGGCGCGGTGTTCTCGACCAAGGGCGCCATCGCGCTGGAGGTCGAGTGA